In one window of Streptomyces roseofulvus DNA:
- a CDS encoding APC family permease: MTDLSKTGHAEAPGGEAGSGNPLHRGLGVSQIVFMVVAAAAPLGLVAGGVPLAFAVSGTPGMPLYFALSTVLLLVFGVGFTLMAGRVRDAGAFYAYVQAGLGRIPGLSAATLALFSYTLLLVGVNAYVGVATSNVIERYADVGSPWWAWALVSLGVIAFLGYRDIELSAKVLGAVLVLESLLLLVLDLGIVGHGGAHGLTAEPVSPSIVGTGSLGLGVMFALFGFIGFEATAVFRHEAKDPDVTVPRATYVAILVIGAFYSFTVWAIVVGAGVDSVVGAAQADPEGLVLTLTRSYVGSVWADAMQLLLITSQFACVLAFHNVVTRYQFALSRAGALPASLSVVHPRHRAPSASSAVASAVAFVTTLVVASLGLDPIGDLYAWFSGAATLGIVLLMAATSLAVIGFFRRTDGRPSVWRTVVAPAVAFLGLACVVCMMVANFPLLVGTTTGAWVIGGLVALSAVAGAVQALVLRARRPAVYERL; encoded by the coding sequence ATGACCGACCTCTCCAAGACAGGGCACGCCGAAGCACCCGGCGGTGAAGCGGGATCGGGCAACCCGCTCCACCGCGGGCTCGGCGTGTCGCAGATCGTGTTCATGGTCGTCGCCGCGGCGGCACCGCTCGGCCTCGTGGCCGGCGGGGTGCCGCTCGCCTTCGCCGTGAGCGGCACCCCGGGGATGCCGCTGTACTTCGCGCTGTCCACCGTGCTGCTGCTGGTCTTCGGGGTCGGCTTCACGCTGATGGCCGGACGGGTACGCGACGCGGGGGCCTTCTACGCCTACGTCCAGGCGGGGCTGGGCCGGATCCCCGGTCTCTCGGCGGCGACCCTCGCGCTCTTCTCCTACACGCTGCTTCTCGTCGGGGTGAACGCCTACGTCGGGGTCGCGACGAGCAACGTCATCGAGCGGTACGCCGACGTCGGCTCCCCGTGGTGGGCCTGGGCGCTCGTCTCGCTGGGCGTCATCGCCTTCCTCGGCTACCGCGACATCGAACTGAGCGCCAAGGTGCTCGGTGCCGTGCTGGTGCTGGAATCCCTGCTGCTCCTGGTCCTGGACCTCGGCATCGTGGGCCACGGCGGCGCCCACGGACTGACGGCCGAGCCGGTGTCGCCCTCGATCGTGGGCACCGGCTCCCTGGGCCTCGGCGTCATGTTCGCCCTCTTCGGTTTCATCGGCTTCGAGGCGACGGCCGTGTTCCGCCACGAGGCGAAGGACCCCGACGTCACGGTCCCGCGGGCGACGTACGTCGCGATCCTGGTGATCGGAGCCTTCTACTCGTTCACCGTGTGGGCGATCGTGGTGGGGGCCGGCGTCGACTCGGTGGTCGGAGCCGCGCAGGCCGACCCCGAGGGCCTGGTCCTCACGCTGACGCGGAGCTACGTGGGGTCCGTCTGGGCCGACGCCATGCAACTCCTGCTGATCACAAGTCAGTTCGCTTGCGTACTGGCCTTTCACAACGTCGTGACGCGCTACCAGTTCGCGCTGTCCCGGGCCGGCGCGCTTCCGGCGTCGCTGAGCGTCGTCCACCCCCGGCACCGCGCACCGTCGGCGTCCTCGGCCGTCGCCTCGGCGGTCGCGTTCGTCACCACGCTCGTCGTCGCCTCGCTCGGCCTCGACCCGATCGGGGACCTCTACGCCTGGTTCTCCGGCGCCGCCACGCTCGGCATCGTCCTGCTGATGGCGGCCACCAGCCTCGCCGTCATCGGCTTCTTCCGGCGCACCGACGGGCGGCCGTCGGTGTGGCGGACGGTCGTGGCCCCGGCCGTCGCCTTCCTCGGCCTGGCCTGCGTGGTCTGCATGATGGTCGCCAACTTCCCGCTCCTCGTCGGCACCACCACGGGTGCCTGGGTGATCGGCGGCCTCGTCGCCCTCTCGGCCGTGGCCGGCGCGGTGCAGGCCCTCGTCCTGCGCGCGCGCCGGCCGGCTGTCTACGAGCGACTCTGA
- a CDS encoding dihydrodipicolinate reductase translates to MTLKNRTVVVGLGATGRAIASSMLRRADVEIVGAADRDPRVVGQDLGVLLGGVANGVVVVSDPAELPAADLAIVATVSDLHRAADVLLPLLERSYNVLSICEELAHPWRSHPDLARRLDDTAKAHGVTVLGSGANPGVLMDTLPLLLTALTQRVESVRIRRRTNMSRYGAILSKFGLGLTTREFATARSRGEVVGHHGFEQAIGALAAGLGWDLDSVDVGEVEPAVVTTSPRVGDHLRIEPGQIAAVTHAARGVLKGEVVIDLEITFGFFEPADEVAAGDDYRIVGEEQVVDLRSSVGFDSFLSTVAAAVNASTAVVEARPGLLTMGDLPVRSVAAKGERRAGRASLGATTSQD, encoded by the coding sequence GTGACGTTGAAGAATCGGACTGTCGTGGTGGGGCTCGGTGCCACTGGCCGGGCCATCGCCTCCTCCATGCTGCGACGCGCGGACGTGGAGATCGTGGGAGCGGCGGACCGGGACCCCCGCGTGGTCGGTCAGGACCTCGGAGTGCTCCTCGGCGGCGTCGCGAACGGTGTCGTCGTCGTGAGCGACCCGGCCGAGCTGCCCGCCGCCGACCTAGCGATCGTGGCGACCGTCTCGGATCTGCACAGGGCGGCCGACGTCCTGCTGCCGCTGCTGGAACGTTCGTACAACGTCCTGAGCATCTGCGAAGAGCTGGCCCATCCATGGCGGAGCCACCCCGATCTGGCCCGGCGGCTCGACGACACGGCGAAGGCGCACGGCGTGACCGTCCTGGGCAGCGGGGCGAACCCGGGCGTCCTGATGGACACCCTTCCTCTCCTCCTGACCGCACTGACCCAGCGTGTGGAGAGCGTGCGGATCCGCCGGCGGACGAACATGTCACGCTACGGCGCGATCCTGTCGAAGTTCGGCCTCGGTCTGACCACGCGCGAGTTCGCGACGGCTCGCAGCCGGGGCGAGGTCGTCGGGCACCACGGCTTCGAGCAGGCCATCGGGGCGCTCGCGGCAGGGCTCGGATGGGATCTCGACTCGGTGGACGTGGGAGAGGTCGAACCCGCTGTCGTGACGACTTCGCCGCGCGTAGGGGACCACCTGCGCATCGAACCGGGGCAGATCGCGGCGGTCACTCACGCCGCCCGGGGCGTGCTCAAGGGCGAGGTGGTGATCGATCTGGAGATCACGTTCGGGTTCTTCGAGCCGGCCGACGAGGTGGCCGCGGGCGACGACTACCGGATCGTCGGAGAGGAGCAGGTCGTCGACCTCCGTTCCTCCGTGGGCTTCGATTCCTTCCTCAGCACCGTCGCGGCGGCGGTCAACGCCTCCACCGCGGTCGTCGAGGCGCGTCCCGGTCTCCTGACGATGGGGGACCTGCCCGTCCGTTCGGTCGCGGCCAAGGGGGAGCGGCGAGCGGGCCGGGCCTCACTCGGGGCCACGACTTCTCAGGACTGA
- a CDS encoding NAD(P)/FAD-dependent oxidoreductase, translating to MRTDSTKYTSFTGWIDPPDDVQPALDGDLTCDIAVIGGGMGGMAAALRLAERDQDVVLLEAEFCGYGSASRNGGQIAGAPGGDLRMLSLQSPKKMPVMAKLAEHAGRYVEDLIKRHDIDCDYVANGLVWGAVSPLMMLRVRTQAAILRAFGGGGTVGSREELGLPAGFVGGMRESIGGMLNPGKLARGVRRALLDSSAKVFERTRVSDVRRTGGIVEITTPRGTVRADKVLLATSVYGGEWDITPKNLATPLYVIEIESEPIAPERLAALDWTSRSGIITQHQLMTHYRLTERNTIVCGVRKAQRGQTYPLPDRVPDPSVVRDMGKDLANRFPSLSDVAIERAWGGWIGISPDWLSVAGQVGDNVFYAMACNGHGLCQVPYVTHQLADYIVDGEMSDDLAGIWSDASKYSPSMSLLLQPFVLRAVWGLDRFNDFFNGSRTRARRALRRGRRGGS from the coding sequence ATGAGGACCGACAGCACGAAGTACACCAGCTTCACCGGCTGGATCGACCCGCCGGACGACGTGCAGCCCGCGCTGGACGGCGACCTCACCTGCGACATCGCCGTCATCGGCGGCGGCATGGGTGGCATGGCGGCCGCGCTGCGCCTCGCGGAGCGCGACCAGGACGTGGTCCTGCTGGAGGCCGAGTTCTGCGGCTACGGCTCGGCCTCGCGCAACGGCGGTCAGATCGCCGGGGCGCCGGGCGGCGACCTGCGGATGCTCAGCCTCCAGTCCCCGAAGAAGATGCCGGTCATGGCCAAACTGGCGGAACACGCGGGCCGCTATGTGGAAGACCTCATCAAGAGGCACGACATCGACTGCGACTACGTGGCGAACGGTCTGGTGTGGGGTGCGGTCTCACCCCTCATGATGCTCAGGGTGCGTACCCAGGCGGCGATCCTGCGCGCCTTCGGCGGGGGCGGGACCGTCGGCAGCAGAGAGGAGCTCGGCCTCCCCGCCGGCTTCGTGGGCGGGATGAGGGAATCCATCGGGGGGATGCTGAACCCGGGCAAGCTCGCCCGTGGTGTGCGTCGCGCACTGCTCGACTCCTCGGCCAAGGTCTTCGAGCGGACGCGGGTGAGCGATGTCCGGCGCACCGGCGGCATCGTCGAGATCACGACACCGCGCGGCACCGTTCGGGCCGACAAGGTGCTGCTCGCGACCAGCGTCTACGGCGGCGAGTGGGACATCACGCCCAAGAACCTCGCGACGCCGCTGTACGTCATCGAGATCGAGTCGGAACCCATCGCGCCGGAGCGGCTCGCCGCGCTGGACTGGACCAGTCGGTCCGGCATCATCACCCAGCACCAGTTGATGACCCACTACCGGCTCACCGAGCGCAACACCATCGTCTGCGGGGTCCGCAAAGCGCAGCGAGGCCAGACCTACCCGCTCCCGGACCGGGTCCCGGACCCCAGCGTCGTGCGGGACATGGGGAAGGACCTGGCCAACCGGTTCCCGTCGCTGTCCGACGTGGCCATCGAGCGGGCCTGGGGCGGTTGGATCGGCATCAGCCCGGACTGGCTGTCGGTCGCCGGGCAGGTGGGTGACAACGTCTTCTACGCGATGGCCTGCAACGGCCACGGCCTCTGCCAGGTGCCGTACGTGACCCATCAGCTCGCCGACTACATCGTCGACGGCGAGATGTCGGACGACCTCGCCGGCATCTGGTCGGACGCCTCGAAGTACTCGCCGTCGATGTCGCTGCTGTTGCAGCCGTTCGTCCTCCGGGCCGTCTGGGGGCTGGACCGGTTCAACGACTTCTTCAACGGCAGCAGGACGCGGGCCCGACGGGCGCTCCGCCGTGGCAGGCGCGGGGGTTCCTGA
- a CDS encoding helix-turn-helix domain-containing protein: MSIGDDGTAEGAERGAAALEASTGARLRKIRLDRGLSLTEVAHRAEVTKGFLSQLERGLTSVSVPTLLRVCEVLRIGVGELFAYPEEHVVDGGSRIDMGGEGVAEYLLTPADTTAFQVFRSVIEPGGGTGGPYRLDTATVFAMGLSGSTRLIVGGETRMLSAGASTSFSGQTLHQFDNPGTTASEVLWVLSPPLPRAARGPA, translated from the coding sequence ATGTCCATCGGTGACGACGGGACAGCAGAAGGAGCGGAACGCGGCGCCGCCGCCCTCGAAGCGTCCACGGGTGCGCGGCTGCGGAAGATCAGGCTCGACCGCGGCTTGTCGTTGACGGAGGTCGCGCACCGGGCAGAGGTCACCAAGGGCTTTCTGAGCCAGTTGGAGCGTGGGCTCACCAGCGTGTCCGTCCCGACGTTGCTGCGCGTCTGCGAAGTGCTGCGGATCGGGGTCGGGGAGCTGTTCGCGTACCCCGAAGAGCACGTCGTGGACGGTGGAAGCAGGATCGACATGGGCGGTGAGGGCGTGGCCGAGTACCTGCTCACGCCCGCCGACACCACGGCGTTCCAGGTCTTCCGCTCCGTGATCGAGCCGGGCGGGGGCACCGGGGGGCCCTATCGGCTCGACACCGCCACGGTCTTCGCGATGGGGTTGAGCGGTTCGACCCGTCTGATCGTCGGGGGCGAGACCCGGATGCTGTCGGCAGGGGCGTCCACGTCGTTCTCCGGCCAGACGCTTCACCAGTTCGACAATCCGGGTACGACGGCGAGCGAGGTCCTCTGGGTCCTGTCGCCTCCCCTGCCGCGCGCCGCGCGAGGGCCCGCCTAG
- a CDS encoding PucR family transcriptional regulator, translating into MEELWPPPSREVADAIRSLCQRLLTQTDALIDAFARPSLVAQNDPALLADASLVEEDRALNRSEVVQWLTANVQQPGRRVEPYVSPRTTAYINDLVSRGIAPDFAGAWRVALGIGWRRWLEECVADCADPDLLVGVLDVTAQSLVQYALDSVAALRQAGLAAAMGNTDAEGIALIQLIASGAPMAEDLAEGRLRYRMARWHVGLVLWVDDPQEADALDEAIAAVRCSAGGRSALVARASATSRWIWLSGEAVPDLHHVEKDLAATDAVRAAVGRPGRGLEGFRSSHQDALAAQALVIRLGSDRRFTAYADVELIDALTKDRPGARRFVINTLGPLAEADTALRQALLTYVQCGFSTTRAAADLYAHRNTVERRVSRANELSAVKVEDNPTHVAAALLVLDIAPDIVTIAPS; encoded by the coding sequence ATGGAAGAGCTGTGGCCCCCGCCCTCGCGTGAGGTCGCCGATGCGATCAGGTCCCTGTGTCAGCGCCTGTTGACGCAAACGGACGCCCTGATCGACGCCTTCGCAAGGCCCTCTCTCGTCGCCCAGAACGATCCCGCTCTCCTCGCGGACGCATCGCTGGTCGAGGAGGATCGCGCGCTCAACCGCTCTGAGGTGGTCCAGTGGTTGACCGCAAACGTTCAGCAACCGGGGCGGAGGGTGGAGCCCTACGTCAGCCCGAGGACCACGGCGTACATCAACGACCTCGTCTCCCGGGGCATCGCGCCCGACTTCGCCGGTGCCTGGCGCGTGGCCCTGGGGATCGGCTGGCGGCGATGGCTGGAGGAATGCGTGGCGGACTGCGCGGACCCCGATCTTCTCGTGGGGGTCCTGGACGTGACGGCGCAGTCGCTGGTGCAGTACGCCCTCGACTCCGTCGCGGCCCTGCGGCAAGCCGGCCTCGCCGCGGCGATGGGAAACACGGATGCCGAGGGGATCGCGCTGATCCAGCTGATCGCCAGTGGGGCGCCGATGGCGGAGGACCTCGCCGAAGGACGCCTGCGCTACCGGATGGCGCGGTGGCACGTGGGCCTCGTCCTCTGGGTCGACGATCCCCAGGAGGCCGACGCCCTGGACGAGGCGATCGCCGCCGTGCGCTGCTCCGCCGGAGGCCGAAGCGCCCTGGTGGCGCGCGCCAGCGCCACGTCGCGGTGGATCTGGCTCTCGGGGGAAGCCGTCCCGGACCTTCACCACGTGGAGAAGGACCTCGCGGCGACCGACGCGGTCCGCGCGGCGGTGGGAAGGCCGGGACGAGGTCTCGAAGGTTTCCGCTCCAGCCACCAGGACGCCCTCGCGGCGCAGGCGCTCGTGATCCGGCTGGGTTCCGACCGGCGGTTCACCGCCTACGCCGACGTCGAGCTGATCGACGCGCTCACGAAGGACCGGCCCGGCGCGCGTCGGTTCGTCATCAACACCCTCGGGCCGTTGGCCGAAGCCGACACAGCCCTGCGACAGGCACTGCTCACCTACGTGCAGTGCGGCTTCAGCACCACCCGGGCGGCCGCCGACCTCTACGCGCACCGCAACACCGTCGAACGGCGCGTCTCACGCGCCAACGAGCTCTCGGCCGTCAAGGTGGAGGACAACCCGACCCACGTGGCAGCGGCGCTCCTGGTCTTGGACATCGCGCCTGACATCGTGACGATCGCTCCGAGCTGA
- a CDS encoding helix-turn-helix transcriptional regulator, protein MDEREFNETVARLIREARMRAGVTQEYVGRQAGLTRGSITNIESGTQSPPLYRLALIAAAVNAAPADLLPSLRLDEASGLAARHAADVAAVWAQASKRRSAGGEG, encoded by the coding sequence GTGGACGAGCGGGAGTTCAACGAGACCGTTGCCCGGCTGATCCGTGAGGCGCGGATGCGTGCCGGGGTGACGCAGGAGTACGTAGGGCGTCAAGCGGGGCTGACGCGCGGTTCGATCACGAACATCGAGTCCGGAACCCAGTCCCCCCCTCTTTACCGGCTTGCCCTGATTGCCGCAGCGGTCAATGCGGCCCCTGCCGACCTGCTTCCTTCGCTCCGCCTGGACGAAGCATCCGGACTCGCCGCGCGTCATGCCGCCGATGTCGCCGCGGTGTGGGCGCAGGCCTCGAAGAGGAGGAGTGCCGGTGGCGAAGGCTGA
- a CDS encoding ImmA/IrrE family metallo-endopeptidase, giving the protein MAKADLAARGLLREFRIDAPPVDPFALAEHLGVLVVPQHMDDDVSGMLLRKDGACVIGVNQAHSFERRRFTVAHELGHLRLHEGRPLILDTDARVNYRNAVSSMATDREEIDANRFAAALLAPEGMVRRAAQHIGFRTTDDLVRVLAKRFQMSEMAMTYRLMNLGIVSGPAH; this is encoded by the coding sequence GTGGCGAAGGCTGACCTGGCGGCCCGCGGGCTGCTCCGAGAATTCCGGATCGACGCCCCACCGGTGGACCCCTTCGCTCTGGCCGAACACCTCGGTGTCCTCGTCGTTCCGCAGCACATGGACGACGACGTCTCAGGCATGCTCCTGCGCAAAGACGGAGCCTGCGTCATCGGCGTCAACCAGGCGCACTCCTTCGAGCGGCGACGCTTCACGGTGGCGCACGAATTGGGGCACCTGCGCCTGCACGAAGGGCGCCCGCTGATTCTGGACACCGACGCGCGCGTGAACTACCGCAATGCGGTCTCGAGCATGGCCACGGACCGCGAGGAGATCGACGCCAACCGATTCGCCGCGGCGCTGCTGGCCCCGGAGGGCATGGTCCGCCGGGCGGCACAGCACATCGGCTTCCGTACGACGGACGACCTCGTGCGGGTCTTGGCCAAGCGTTTCCAGATGAGCGAGATGGCCATGACCTACCGCCTGATGAACCTCGGTATCGTCTCCGGCCCCGCTCACTGA
- a CDS encoding SMODS domain-containing nucleotidyltransferase, with product MQCRKNFDTFLKNTVNLSQAKLTLLDVRVEAIYQALKADPELGPLIRGKKPQGSWAQRTIINPVGDSEFDADFMLHLTENTEWADSPKTYIDKVYAALHRHSIYGAMPHTRKCRCVQLSYANSMHVDIVPYLQLADGREVIVNRDANTWEQANPAGFTAWMQKKDGIANNNLRKVIRLMKYLRNHRGSFTGTRSIILTTLLGERVEEIKPLTDPGCYSDVPTTLLTIVEDLDRWLQARPYKPSIADPSGSGVTFDHRWDQATYSYFRDRIHTHAREIRGAYDEPDYDRSVRLWRKLFGDAFPDQPRPAASLTPAAAKFATPLLITTTSRTGRAG from the coding sequence ATGCAGTGCCGCAAGAACTTCGACACCTTCCTCAAGAACACCGTGAACCTCAGCCAGGCCAAGCTCACCCTCCTCGACGTACGCGTCGAGGCCATCTATCAGGCCCTCAAGGCCGACCCCGAACTCGGCCCGCTCATCCGCGGCAAGAAGCCCCAGGGGTCCTGGGCGCAGCGCACCATCATCAACCCGGTCGGCGACAGTGAGTTCGACGCCGACTTCATGCTCCACCTCACCGAGAACACCGAGTGGGCCGACAGCCCCAAGACCTACATCGACAAGGTCTACGCCGCACTCCACCGCCACAGCATCTACGGCGCCATGCCTCACACCCGCAAGTGCCGCTGCGTACAGTTGAGTTACGCCAACTCCATGCACGTCGACATCGTCCCCTACCTTCAGCTGGCCGACGGCCGCGAGGTGATCGTCAACCGTGACGCCAACACGTGGGAGCAGGCCAACCCGGCCGGGTTCACCGCCTGGATGCAGAAGAAGGACGGCATCGCCAACAACAACCTGCGCAAGGTCATCCGCCTGATGAAGTACCTGCGCAACCACCGTGGCTCCTTCACCGGTACTCGCTCCATCATCCTCACCACCCTGCTCGGCGAGCGCGTCGAGGAGATCAAGCCGCTCACGGACCCCGGCTGCTACAGCGACGTGCCCACCACCCTGCTCACCATCGTCGAGGACCTCGACCGCTGGCTGCAGGCGCGCCCCTACAAGCCCTCCATCGCCGACCCCTCCGGATCGGGTGTCACCTTCGACCACCGCTGGGATCAGGCGACCTACAGCTACTTCCGGGACCGCATCCACACCCACGCCCGCGAGATCCGTGGTGCATACGACGAGCCGGACTACGACCGGAGCGTGCGGCTGTGGCGCAAGCTGTTCGGCGACGCCTTCCCTGACCAGCCGCGTCCCGCCGCCTCCCTCACCCCGGCGGCGGCCAAGTTCGCCACCCCGCTGCTCATCACCACGACGTCTCGCACCGGGCGTGCCGGATGA
- a CDS encoding ThiF family adenylyltransferase has translation MTKHKPPAARPSPSQRRLLEELTALAAAHAPDLRITGRPRTGTDGLVTVPISVRTSNMPHVAGGLPLQQSEDFLLTLPATPMIPPQVRTSHIRFAGTPHVLQGNRLCLYLDPAREWDPAAGITPVINRLWQWLTDAAAGAFDAATALYHPVGGVLHHTPGTATVVVREPVPHRPATAWLTQRTPDRLDLTCAPADPHSHRTPILPVDTLPLGAGSTLAELLTLTRPPTAHDPQTADAASPALLTALAASALRNPEDTPQHFVLAVRHPTAPATPVFLLVGRLPPQAADTLRRLARRSTPSRLGSLPEELADVPLAWCYLSDERPEVTTRRDTLRPVRVFQDCHIHIWGCGGIGSWAAEMVARAGAAHLTLSDPGRVTGGLLVRQNYTEEHLGMTKATALASRLRTLRDDLRIDIAAPPPDPALLKAADQADLVIDATVSITAGRFLDLLAQQPYRKAVLAQLATDSLTASLGILTIAAPDTPTSLSAIDHTVGGHVLNDPSLEAYHALWDEPDPGEELRPTRGCSTPTFHGSAADLMATTATLINMLGTQMRHPVSGTHLCAQPHSGAAPAHRFIPYPTG, from the coding sequence ATGACCAAGCACAAGCCGCCCGCGGCCCGCCCCAGCCCTTCCCAGCGCCGCCTGCTGGAGGAGCTCACCGCGCTGGCCGCCGCGCACGCACCGGACCTGCGCATCACCGGCCGCCCCCGCACCGGCACCGACGGCCTGGTCACTGTCCCCATCAGTGTCCGCACCAGCAACATGCCCCACGTTGCAGGAGGACTGCCGCTCCAGCAGAGCGAGGACTTCCTTCTCACCCTGCCCGCCACCCCGATGATCCCGCCCCAGGTGCGCACCTCCCACATCCGGTTCGCCGGTACCCCGCACGTCCTGCAGGGCAACCGGTTGTGCCTCTACCTCGACCCGGCCCGCGAATGGGACCCCGCCGCCGGAATCACCCCCGTCATCAACCGGCTGTGGCAGTGGCTCACCGACGCCGCAGCCGGCGCCTTCGATGCCGCCACCGCCCTCTACCACCCCGTCGGTGGCGTCCTGCACCACACACCCGGCACGGCCACCGTCGTCGTACGAGAGCCCGTCCCGCACCGGCCGGCCACAGCCTGGCTCACCCAGCGCACCCCCGACCGGCTCGACCTGACTTGCGCCCCCGCAGACCCCCACAGCCACCGCACCCCGATCCTGCCCGTGGACACCCTGCCCCTGGGAGCGGGCAGCACCCTGGCCGAACTCCTCACCCTTACCCGTCCCCCCACCGCCCACGACCCGCAAACGGCCGATGCTGCCTCCCCGGCGCTGCTGACCGCACTCGCCGCTAGTGCCCTGCGCAACCCCGAAGACACCCCCCAGCACTTCGTCCTGGCCGTCCGGCACCCTACCGCCCCCGCGACACCCGTCTTCCTCCTCGTCGGCCGCCTGCCACCCCAGGCCGCCGACACACTGCGCCGCCTCGCACGCCGCTCGACCCCCAGCCGCCTGGGCAGCCTGCCCGAGGAGCTAGCCGACGTCCCCCTCGCATGGTGTTACCTCTCCGACGAACGCCCCGAAGTCACCACCCGCCGCGACACCCTCCGCCCCGTCCGCGTCTTCCAGGACTGCCACATCCACATCTGGGGCTGCGGTGGCATCGGCTCCTGGGCGGCCGAAATGGTGGCCCGCGCCGGGGCCGCACATCTCACCCTCAGCGACCCCGGCCGCGTCACCGGCGGCCTGCTGGTACGGCAGAACTACACCGAAGAGCACCTCGGCATGACCAAGGCGACAGCTCTGGCCTCACGCCTGCGCACCCTCCGCGACGACCTCCGTATCGACATTGCCGCCCCGCCTCCCGACCCCGCCCTCCTGAAAGCCGCGGACCAAGCCGACCTCGTCATCGACGCCACCGTCAGCATCACCGCCGGACGTTTCCTCGACCTCCTTGCCCAGCAGCCCTACCGCAAAGCCGTCCTGGCGCAGCTCGCCACGGACAGCCTCACCGCCAGTCTGGGAATCCTCACCATCGCCGCCCCCGACACCCCCACCTCCCTGTCCGCCATTGACCACACCGTCGGGGGTCACGTTCTCAACGACCCGAGCCTCGAGGCATACCACGCCCTGTGGGACGAACCCGATCCGGGCGAGGAACTGCGCCCCACACGAGGCTGCTCCACTCCCACCTTCCACGGCTCCGCCGCCGACCTGATGGCCACCACCGCCACCCTGATCAACATGCTGGGCACCCAGATGCGTCACCCCGTATCCGGAACCCACCTATGCGCTCAGCCTCACTCCGGGGCAGCCCCGGCACACCGCTTCATCCCCTACCCCACCGGGTAA
- a CDS encoding SAVED domain-containing protein, whose product MLCNAYLLEGAMSGRTLPLGEVAHIVGQSTDPRSPRGGDPLDIALRDEADNLMLLCAQQHMEIDAKAALDVFTVEWLRRVKQQHEDRVRHLTALGPERATTVVRMVGSVHGNAVELSRETAADAVTAGHRFPLYLESYTRHGVEIDLRHTPGEQAAAAWDAEAAAEASRLYYRQAAKVIDGVVRDRLRPGIERESVQHMSVFGFARLPLLVYLGSVLDDTVPTDIYQRHRHEQSWAWPAESGLVTEFTARPVQGGPHGHEAVVVMNVSGVIAPYEIPQELSALRRYEVRPVNAQAGPDILRCRASLRQLEVTLRMFLARLEREAKSLRRLHVLPAVPLSAAVVLGRAHHPQVHPQMVIYERLAGRYVSTLEVGQVRADSGMGRRAASHSSGAEV is encoded by the coding sequence ATGCTGTGCAACGCGTATCTGCTGGAGGGGGCCATGTCGGGACGGACACTGCCTTTGGGGGAGGTCGCGCACATTGTCGGGCAGAGCACTGATCCACGCTCGCCGCGCGGCGGGGATCCGTTGGACATAGCCCTCCGGGATGAGGCAGACAATCTGATGCTGCTGTGTGCCCAGCAGCATATGGAGATCGACGCGAAGGCCGCTCTGGACGTCTTCACCGTCGAGTGGCTGCGCCGTGTGAAGCAGCAGCACGAGGATAGGGTCAGGCACCTGACCGCGCTGGGACCGGAGAGGGCCACCACGGTGGTGCGGATGGTGGGGTCGGTGCACGGCAATGCGGTGGAGCTGTCGCGGGAAACCGCTGCCGACGCAGTGACGGCGGGCCACCGGTTTCCTTTGTACCTGGAGTCCTACACCCGGCATGGTGTGGAGATCGATCTGCGGCACACTCCCGGCGAGCAGGCAGCCGCTGCCTGGGATGCGGAGGCCGCCGCCGAGGCGAGCCGCCTCTACTACCGGCAGGCGGCCAAGGTCATCGACGGCGTGGTCCGCGATCGGCTACGGCCGGGGATAGAGCGGGAATCCGTACAGCACATGAGCGTGTTCGGGTTCGCACGTCTGCCGTTGCTGGTCTATCTGGGGTCGGTCTTGGACGACACCGTGCCCACGGACATCTACCAGCGTCACCGGCACGAGCAGTCCTGGGCATGGCCGGCCGAGAGCGGCCTGGTCACCGAATTCACCGCGCGTCCGGTTCAGGGTGGGCCGCACGGACACGAGGCTGTCGTCGTGATGAACGTCTCAGGGGTCATCGCCCCCTATGAGATTCCGCAGGAGCTTTCGGCGCTGCGCCGCTACGAGGTCAGGCCGGTGAATGCGCAGGCCGGTCCGGACATACTGCGGTGCCGGGCATCACTGCGGCAGCTGGAGGTGACGCTGCGGATGTTTCTGGCACGGCTGGAAAGGGAGGCGAAGTCGCTGCGCCGCCTGCATGTCCTGCCTGCCGTTCCCCTCTCCGCGGCTGTCGTCCTGGGCCGTGCTCACCATCCGCAGGTGCACCCGCAAATGGTGATCTACGAGCGTCTGGCGGGCCGCTATGTGTCCACCTTGGAGGTGGGGCAGGTCCGGGCTGATAGTGGAATGGGACGCCGGGCGGCATCCCATTCTTCGGGTGCGGAGGTGTAG